The Camarhynchus parvulus chromosome 22, STF_HiC, whole genome shotgun sequence genome includes the window caataataatacaataataaataaaaatatatacatgcaataatgaataaatttttatatatacatatataaaaatacatatatatatacatacctAAAAgtacatatatgtatacatatatatacacacatatgaaaatacatatatatagacatatataaaaatacatttatatatacatatataaaaatacatatatatacacatatataaaaaatcatatatatatatatacatatataaaatacatataaaagtacatttataaaaaatcatatatatacacatataaatatatatatatatatatataaaaatatatatacctatataaaaatacatataaaaatacatatatatacacatatataaaaatacatatatatatacatatataaaaatacttatatatacacatatataaaaaatcatatatatacacatatataaaatacatatatatacatatataaaaatacatataaaaatacatatatatacacatatataaaatacatatatatatacatataagaacacacatatatatatatatatatatataaacacagatgtatatgtataaaaagatataaaatattttacatttgtgTACAAAcgaagggtttggggggatgATGAATACCTTTGGCCCGATGCTGTTCATTCTGCAGCTGGATTTGCGGGCACCAGCCGTGTTTTCTGCGCCCCCTGCAGGCGAGGCAGGGCTGCCCCCTGACgctgtccttgtccccacagCCATGGCCCGGCTCCTCGgcacctgctgcctgctgctgctgctgctcctgggcctcTGCGCCGACGTCGCCTCCTCCAAGAAGGGCAAAGGCAAACCCGGCGGGGGCGGCTGGGGCACGGGCAGCCGCCAGCCCAGCTACCCCCGCCAGCCCGGCTACCCCCAAAACCCCGGCTACCCCCACAACCCCGGGTACCCTCACAACCCCGGCTACCCCCACAACCCGGCTACCCCCACAACCCGGGCTACCCCCACAACCCCGGCTACCCGGGCTGGGGCCAAGGCTACAACCCATCCAGCGGAGGGACTTACCACCAAAAACCCTGGAAGGCGCCCAAACCCAAGACCAACTTCAAGCACGtggcgggcgcggcggcggcgggcgccgtggtggggggcttggggggctaCGCCATGGGCAGGGTGATGTCGGGCATGCACTACAGCTTCGACAGCCCCGACGAGTACCGCTGGT containing:
- the PRNP gene encoding LOW QUALITY PROTEIN: major prion protein homolog (The sequence of the model RefSeq protein was modified relative to this genomic sequence to represent the inferred CDS: inserted 1 base in 1 codon); the encoded protein is MARLLGTCCLLLLLLLGLCADVASSKKGKGKPGGGGWGTGSRQPSYPRQPGYPQNPGYPHNPGYPHNPGYPHXPGYPHNPGYPHNPGYPGWGQGYNPSSGGTYHQKPWKAPKPKTNFKHVAGAAAAGAVVGGLGGYAMGRVMSGMHYSFDSPDEYRWWNENAARYPNQVYYRDYRDQRGGPVPQDVFVADCFNITVTEHNIGPAARKGNASDALNQTEAELETRVVTKVIREMCIQQYQEYRLASGAWQRLADSPLAALMLLVLVVLH